catcataccctaaGGGAGAGCTTAAAGAGTTTCCTCCAATTTTTGTTCGCTTTGGATGATAGGAATATTTTTTGTGGCCCTGTGAGATTCTTATCGAGATTCTATTGCATTACAGAGTATCATAATTATCTGGCAAGATATTTAATTTATATGTTTACATATAAAGGAGAGCCACTAGAACATTGATTCGTATGGCTGTAAACACGGTGCTGAGAATATGAGTGGTGATGTTCCCGACGTTGCACTGTCACCAAGGTAATGGCAGCCTTAGGCCCCAACTATTTAGCAACTCATTTCAGACTTACTCTTGGAACTGTAAACACAGTGAACGCAATAAGAATCAGTTGACCGACTGAGCAGACAAAATGGAAGAATTCCCAGAGTTTACCTTACCTGTcatttgaatgaggcatttcttgctCTTCAAGTGCTAGCAGGAAAACTATGAAGAAACTGGCATTGAGTAaatttcaaacgtatttaataaATACACAcatttccagtgcagactgcttTTGCCATGAATTCAACAAGCTTCTGCACACATTCGTTTCAGCTGCCTAGATGCAGATAAAAAGCAGCCGTTTGGTGCCTAACAGCTTTTCTTTACTACTGATGTTATCCACACCACTTATGCTGCATACAAGAGGGGCCACTTCTCCACTAAGCAAACAAACAAGAAACACTAGGAAAAGCCTTAAGTACATACAACCAATCTGCAGTGTTTACCAGCAACAAAGCTAGATCACAGCAAGACAAGCTCTCAATAATCTTGCAGTGCATAATTGTGAATTTATAGTGCATTCTCAGTATTCAGAAAAAAGCTCTGTTTCCATGCCAAGATGTGACAATCCTAACGGCTTCACTTAAGACAGCTGCTTGCTTTTGTTAGTACTTTCTTCGGGGTCACTTTTGATGCTGTTTCCCCTGAACATCACTGAAGAAAAGGTTGTTCTTGCTGCGCTAAATGCTAAACAAACATTGACATATAACTGTTGACAAATCAAACGAAGCTACTAGAAGGAAAGTAAGTCCCAGCAAAGTACATGCCAACTTCCACTTGCTTGCGGCTAGGCAAGGCAAGCATGGCTGTGGCAGCAATGACAACATGTTACCGTATTAACCATTCTAGACTTATGGCTTTGCCAAAACTCTCTGATGTCACTTCCTgaaaaacagttatattttaatGAGCACAGAGGCACCAGCACAGTCAGGGAACCAGTGCAACTGTTTGGTCAAGCAGGTTTCTAGTCGGCCGCGTGCTTCCGTTTCATGTGGCGCCATTTGCAGCCCCAGTCCACAAATGCCATCTTACAAAAGTCACACTTGTACGGCCTTTCGCCCGTGTGAATACGCATGTGGCGCTTCATGCTGTCAAGCGTTGTGAAGGCCTGCTCACACACAGTACACACGTACGGCCGCTCGCCGGTGTGCGTGCGCTCATGGAGCTGCCATGAAGTGGAGAAGCGGAAGGTACGTGGGCACATGTTGCAGCTGTACGGCCGCTCGTCAGTGTGCGTGCGCAGATGCGCCACCAAAGTGGTGCGCAGGCGATATGCATGGCCGCACACCTCGCATTTGTGTGGTTTCTCACCCGTGTGTAAGAGCCGATGGCGTGCCATGACGCTGCGGTGCGGAGTCGAAAAAGGGCACAAGGCACAAGTGTGCTTGTGCTGTGGAAAGGTACCCTGTCGGCCGCTATATGAGTGCTCCTCGCCTCTCCTGCCAGTCTCTGCAAACTGGTCCAAAGAACTGTCGTCGACAGCATGTGCATTACCTCTTGTGCCAGTCGCCACATACAGGTCCGAAGAGACAGTGTTATCGGTAAATTGCACCTCGGGCATCTGGCATGGCGGTGCAGAGACTTGAGGCCCCTTGGCAGAAATTGGTACCGTGGGCACTACTTCAACAACATCGACGGTGTTCACGAACTCGGCAAGGGAAACCGCTTTCACGGGGTGGACATAGACATAAATGTCCCCAGATGGAGAGATGGTGGCACGGAGTGATGTTTCTGGAGGCTGCCGAGGAGCAGGATCAAGGACGAAAAATTCTCTGTGACCCTGCGCACCACGGCTGACTTCTGCAACATCACCTGAAATGAAAGTTTACACCAAAAAAACATTACCCTCTCGTGGTCAAGAGATGTAGCTAAAAAAGTGCACTGCAAACAGCTCAGCACTTGCGGAGAGTATGTGAGGAGTGGGCGAGGTAAATGCGGGACATTGAAAAAGTGCAACTTTTGCAAGTCTTCATTAGCTAGTGCGGTATATATTAGTCGAACCTAGAAATTATGAACTTGCACGAGACCGCGAATTTCTCAAAATTACACAAACATCGAATTAAAGGCAGCCGGATTGCAAGAACTGCGTTGTGTGCATAAATGCACCGGGGGACGTGTCGATGCATGCTAAGCTGTTTCATGCGGGAAAGGCCCAACATGGAGCCTTTCCTGCGACCGCCAAATTAAAGAAATAATAGTGGTTCCTTGCCAAGAGAAGTGCATGGGAAGAAAATAGAGAGCAACAATGAAACGAAGCAGATGCTCTAAACTGAATTTTGACAGAACCAATATGACAGTTCAAATAAACTGggagttcgaattaatgagatTCATTTGTACAAGCAATTACATTAGACAAAGGTAATGAGGTGCACTTTTACAAAGGGCATGAACTGAAAGGCTTATAATTGCTCAGTGGCTATACTAAACATGAAAGCACTAGAGAGACTTTCCAGTAAACAATACATTTCATTTATCCTAAAAAGTATAAAGTACTCATACCATAAAAGTATAAAGTAAAGGTATTCATAAAGTATTCATACCCAGCACATAGATCACACAACAGATGCAACAACAAGCTGGTGGTTCACAAATAAACAGAGTATCAGAAAAATCTGAACAGGTTGACAGCATGCAGTAATTTTTAGCAATTTTCGTGTTGAGCCCATAGAGGCTAATTGCACTCTTTTGTCGTTTATAAAGAAACAATCTTAGCTGTGAAAACCTGCATGCAAActaacaaaaataaatttaaaaaaatattgctgAAATTAAAGCTGCTTGTTCATTTGAACAGTCAGATGGCCGAACACCGGGTCTCAAGAATGCCATGAAGCCATTTGTCGCAAATATATTCTCAACAAGCAAGCAATTAGTACTTTTTCAAACATGCAAACCAGCATGCACAAGCCTGGAATACCACCTCCAACAACAAAAGACATGTCTGATTGCACGCCTTATAGTTATAATTGATTTTAAAGAGCACCTTCAGGTATTACTCATAACAACATAGAACGATAATACCCAATGCCACACTAGCTCACACAATCCAAAAACCTCTCGCCACATAAAAGCTCACACTATGTAACTGTAATTCAAATATAGGACTATATACATAAAGCAAGCTAAAGGATTAGACAGAACAGTGATTAGAGCTGCAGTCATAAAACTTGCACATATGTGTAAACTAAACAAACTATGCATAGTCTTATATTGGTTTGCAGATTTGCAGCACACATAATAGTTGCTACAAGAACTGTTTGACACTTCGCAGTAACCTAAAAACACGAAACAAAGTGTATGCTTATCTTATAATAAGCTGCAATGTTCGTTCACAAGCAATGACAGGCAGCTATCATGGCAGTGAACACAATGTTGCAGGCTCTTTCAAATGATTACTGCACATTAAACAGCCAAATGTCTTTACCTGTAACACCTAAAATTCaaagcagaaaaataaacaaaattgcATAAATGGGGCCAGCAACCAAAAGTAAATTGTATTAGCAAAAACTTCATAAAACCATGAAAACAGCACTGGTAACAAATTTCACAGCAGCCAGAACAGTTTCTACCATTACTACTCCCGAAAGCACCGATAAGATCAAAATTGCAAGGAGGTACTAATTCCTGAATGACATTTAGATGTTATGTAATGATGAAAACACATTTGGATAACATGTCTTCCTGCTGTGAAGACGGGgcctgaaacaaaaaaaagagacaaCAGTCAGTTAAAAAAACTGTAACAAGTTGAAGCTTCTATTTTCTTTTGCATCAGATGCAAATCCCGAGACAAGGTAACTGCATGAAGTATTAGAGCAATGGggagacgagaaaaaaaaaaggcagaaaactaGCAATCACATCAGCTGATTCTGTCTTTAGGCACTTCATAAATTTGGAGATTCCTTCACACTAGGAACAATGATCCTTTCACAAATCGTACACACATAAAGCACAAAGAAGTGTTTCTCAAGCTGAAAGAGTGGACTTTCAAAAGCTCATTAGGTTGTAAGCATAAAAAACAAGAGTGTTTCATCTATGATTAGTCCACTGTGCTGCCCTCTAGCATTTTAAGGGATGCATGacaagtgaaaaagaaaaattcatcaaAATATCTGACTCCATACTTTAATGACTTTTTACTTCTGACAGTGTCGCAGAGTACGCCAGCAAGCACATTGGTACACAGTAAATCAGCCGTTTATAgatggaatgcaaaaaaaaaactccccgggTATTAGTGTACTTAGCTTTCCTGATTTAGGCACTCGATGTCACCCAACCTATCATCGTTTCCAAGCAAGTAAGAACAAAATGTGCCTGTTTCTTGCAACTGGTTCCGGAAAAAAGTTGAAAAATTCTCTTTTCTGAACAGCGTGCAAAAGCTCATGTCTTCTTTCTGAAACAGGGCAAACTGGTAATGCATAGTGAGATTGTTTCAATGCAAAACTGAATGCAAATTATTGAAGAAGCATTACAGAAATTGTGTGTTTTGCATTAAGCCCCACACAAAAACAGTATATTACTTATCAGTCAACATATAAGACCCACATAGATACCCGAAAGGTCCAATACATGTGGTGTACTCATACTCTAGCACACACTATCTTTTCAGCAGACATATTTATTTAGCTAATTCCAATAATACGAATAATGTCTAAAAACAATAACCAGAAGCTTCACATTGGAAAAACATGTCGCATGTCCTTGATACACCTAAGTATCACAACATGTCATGAAAATCAAGTCAAAGATGGAGCCCATTTCTTGTGCAATGGGCTCTTTTCCACATCCTAATCAGCACTTGGATATGTCTCCCCAATCTGTCTGTGTCTCTGCATGCTTCCTGCTTTCCAGGAGGAATTGAGAAAACCAGCAGATGCTCCAGCAGCCGTATTAAGGCATAGTACTCAAGTAAGCAAGTGCACCTCATGGCAAACTTATGAATTCAAACAAAGAATGATGCATCTTCAAGCTGATAGCTTTAGGTTCGGTCACTGCAGAGATGAgctaaagttgcggcatgcctgggatgttaaaggacgccgcttcacgaacatcctccagcaagaatttatttgatgcactttgtagaagctgagttatctgcagtcaaaatttgaatttcagcgtcttcgcgcctttccctctcttcatgtcactttttgcacgctgaaaggttGGCATTCATCTGACGGGCCCACTGCCATGggtggagcttcctgacccgccggaactaTGCGGCTTACTGGCCAtggcagctgcctgacgtctgaaagaatctaaccaatcgCTATTTCTGAACTGGGTATATGCAGGAGCATGTGACAGAGTAGGGTGCAAGTATGAAAGTTGCCAgaaagggcttgccaactttcgcACGTgaagaagtgtattatttggctcaggtgttcgtAAAAACCAAATGCAGTAACTGAACGAATTAATGTGCTCTCtttggaaggtgtttcagagcccctttaaaacctGGCA
This portion of the Amblyomma americanum isolate KBUSLIRL-KWMA chromosome 10, ASM5285725v1, whole genome shotgun sequence genome encodes:
- the LOC144106208 gene encoding uncharacterized protein LOC144106208 yields the protein MPEVQFTDNTVSSDLYVATGTRGNAHAVDDSSLDQFAETGRRGEEHSYSGRQGTFPQHKHTCALCPFSTPHRSVMARHRLLHTGEKPHKCEVCGHAYRLRTTLVAHLRTHTDERPYSCNMCPRTFRFSTSWQLHERTHTGERPYVCTVCEQAFTTLDSMKRHMRIHTGERPYKCDFCKMAFVDWGCKWRHMKRKHAAD